From Arctopsyche grandis isolate Sample6627 chromosome 12, ASM5162203v2, whole genome shotgun sequence, one genomic window encodes:
- the LOC143920153 gene encoding uncharacterized protein LOC143920153, producing MKCRLCLCSAPPEAFVSIHGDPHPQQLVQRIWTGCQLRVRKGDHLPDMICHSCVNNQELLDSFRSACLQSDEKSRMVLNKSLKIKTEEVLLEDIIWEDEPDGDLLTNISSSPNNDEIHEVKITSDDNRPEMKNNSNETNYVKSFKTNYELNTHKHAHSGVKPHRCDICSRYFTRKSSFVKHMNIHSGLKPHKCEICSKSFVQKYYLVRSLSIHSEENEFNCDIRLKFFKTKNFFIELMNIHNGLKPHKFNICVALPNYKVKVK from the exons ATGAAGTGCAGACTTTGCCTGTGCTCTGCCCCACCAGAGgccttcgtctccatccatggcgatcctcatccacagcaattggtgcaacgcatttggaccGGCTGTCAGCTGCGG GTAAGGAAAGGCGATCATCTGCCAGATATGATATGCCATTCGTGTGTCAACAATCAGGAATTGCTCGACAGCTTTCGAAGCGCTTGTCTCCAGAGTGACGAAAAGTCGAGGATGGTTCTAAACAAGTCTTTAAAAATCAAGACAGAGGAAGTTTTGCTGGAGGATATAATATGGGAAGACGAGCCGGACGGTGATTTGCTAACAAACATTTCTAGTTCACCAAACAATGACGAG ATACACGAAGTAAAAATTACTTCAGATGATAACAGACCAGAAATGAAGAATAATAGTAACGAAACAAATTATGTCAAGTCATTCAAAACAAATTATGAACTCAATACACACAAGCATgctcatagtggggtaaagccacacagatgtgatatttgttcaagatATTTTACTCGGAAGTCTTCCTTCGttaaacatatgaatattcatagtggattaaagccacacaaatgcgaAATTTGTTCTAAATCATTTGTTCAGAAATATTACCTTGTAAGAAGTTTGAGTATCCACTCTGAGGAAAATGAGTTCAACTGTGATAttcgtttaaaatttttcaaaacaaagaatttttttattgagctcatgaatattcataatgggttaaagccacacaaatttaatatttgtgtggctttaccaaattataaagtaaaagtaaagtaa